In the Brachyhypopomus gauderio isolate BG-103 unplaced genomic scaffold, BGAUD_0.2 sc50, whole genome shotgun sequence genome, tcacacacctacactcacacacctacacacactcacctacacacactcacctacactcacacacctacacacactcacctacactcacacacctacacacacacacctacactcacacacctacacacacacacctacacacactcacctacactcacacacctacacacactcacctacacacactcacctacactcacacacctacacacactcacctacactcacacacctacacacacacacctacacacactcacctacactcacacacctacactcacacacctacacacacacacctacactcacacacctacactcacacacctacacacacacacctacacacactcacctacactcaccacacacacacctacacacacacacctacactcacacacctacactcacacacctacactcacacacctacacacactcacctacacacacacacctacactcacacacctacactcacacacctacacacactcacctacacacacacacctacactcacacacctacactcacacacctacactcacacacctacacacactcacctacactcacacacctacactcacacacctacactcacacacctacactcactcacctacactcacacacctacactcacacacctacacacactcacctacactcacacacctacacacactcacctacactcacacacctacacacactcacctacactcacacacctacactcacacacctacactcacacacctacactcacacacctacactcacacacctacacacactcacctacactcacacacctacacacactcacctacactcacacacctacacacactcacctacactcacacacctacacacacacacctacactcacacacctacacacactcacctacactcacacacctacacacactcacctacactcacacacctacacacactcacctacactcacacacctacacacacacacctacactcacacacctacactcactcacctacactcactcacctacactcactcacctacactcacacacctacacacacacacctacacacacacacctacacacacacacctacacacactcacctacactcacacacctacactcacacacctacactcacacacctacacacactcacctacactcacacacctacactcacacacctacactcacacacctacacacactcacctacacacactcacctacactcacacacctacactcacacacctacactcacacacctacacacactcacctacactcactcacctacactcacacacctacacacacacacctacactcacacacctacactcacacacctacactcacacacctacacacactcacctacacacactcacctacactcacacacctacacacacgcacacacacactcgcacacacacactcgcacacacacacctacacacacacacgcacacctacacacacacctacacacacacacacacctacacacacacacacacctacacacacacctacacacacacacacctacacacacacacacacacctacacacacacacacacacagtttgcatGTTTGGTCCTCTTGACCATTTTCTTGGTACCACTAGAATGTTCTATTAATttcacttattattattatgatctattattattattattattattattattattatttcacttCTTATTTCAGTCTGTTTTCTCAAAAACAAATTTTTTTCATTAAttaccttctctccctctctctctccttttccctctttctctccctctctctccctttccccccctctctctctctccctcccccccccccctctctctctctctctctctctctctccccctctctcccccctgtctctctctctctccctccctccctccaggtCCAGAGGAACTGTTGTCTGACTCTGTGTAACTTCAGTATACCGGAGGAGTTAGAGTTCCAGTACCACCGTGTCAACATGCTCCTGTTGAAGATCCTGGAACCGGCGCGTCAGGACGAGTCCATCCAGCGCATCGCCGTGCACCTGTGCAACGCCCTCGTCTGCCAGGTGGACAACCACCACAAAGAGGCCGTGGGCAAGATGGGCTTCGTGAAGGTGCGTCCGGGTCGGGCTCCTCACAGCTTTAACTAGGCACACCCTGTTTTTACCTGTGTATGTTGAACCTGTTTAATGTCTTGCTTATGTAAATACTCTCTTCCAAATTGTCATTAAAtatctgttttctttttgtgcAAAAGACCATGCTGAATTTAATACAGAAGAAACTTCAGGACAGAATGGTGAGTTTTGCCTCCGTGATGCCACATCACAACTAACTTAAAGACACTCATGAGGAGACTGCAGTTCTAGCAGGAGTCCTGCAGGTGGAGCTGTTCTGTGGGTGGTGCTGTTGGATACTGATAGAGCTGTTGGTTCTGGTGCGCTCCGTGCTGACTGTGTGTCTCCTCAGTGTGATCAGGTGATGGAGTTCTCGTGGAGCGCTCTGTGGAACATCACGGACGAGACGCCCGACAACTGCCAGATGTTCCTCAACTGTAGTGGCATGGACCTGTTCCTGGAGtgcctgcaggtgtgtgtgtgtgtgtgtgagagagagttctCTTTAGGACTGTTTAGAAATGTTACACAAACCACATGAGTGAATGAAAAGGCAGGCCTGTGCCCTCTGTGAGACACTCGGGTGTGAGACACTCGGGTGTGAGACACTCTTGTTCTGCTCGGTGTGTGTCGTCCTCAGGAGTTCCCGGACAAACAGGAGCTGCACCGGAACATGCTGGGGCTGCTGGGTAATGTGGCGGAGGTGAAGGCACTGCGACCTCAGCTGCTCACGGGCCAGTTCATCACCGTCTTCAGGTACCCACTGTGTTTGTACAGGAGCTGTGCTGCTATTATTAACAACACCTAATATCATCAAATCTTCTAACAGTCTaatataacattttatttttaaacattgtTGTACCTGGTGCCTTAGCTAGTTCCAGATTGTCTTAGAAAGCTTGATAATGAGAAGATGTTGGAAATATTGTAGAACTGTAGAATTGAAGTGCACAGAGTTGTAGAAGAACCTTCGTCCTTTATCCTGTTTTTCTGTGTGCTTCTACAAAATACAGTATTtttcagggtacccgcgggtccttaaaaagtcttaaaatgtcttaaatttagttttccatattgaaggcctaaaaatgtcttaaaatgtctggaattttatgaggggaggcattaaattattataagtgtgtgttgttcagttgttctggcgcgatgtgaactttgccgaatctagcgctaggaccatgcagaaaataaccgctccagggtcctagtgctagattcctagcgttggagtatatggtctcaacaacgtcaacaattctcgttcgccaccccccccccccccccccgtcaacgatgtggaacacacctgcatccccagtaatagtattattttttcttgtgagaggtattaaaaaggtcttaaaagtcattgaatttgagattaaaaaatgtgcagataccctgtttTTGTAATGGCACATATGAAACGACTGCAGTCCCAGGCGTGTGAATCAGAAGAGTCTGGGTGTGTTTTCTGAAGTCACTGGTGAGCGTGTTTGTCGGCTCTAACGCCTGCGTCTGCGTCCTGGTCAGTAATCTGCTGGAGAGCAAGGCGGACGGCATCGAGGTGTCCTACAACGCGTGTGGGGTGCTGTCTCACATCATGTTCGACGGGCCTGATCTCTGGGCGGTGGAGGAACCCGACAGGGAACAGGTGATGGACAAAATGTGGGAGGCCATCCAGAGCTGGGACGTTAGCTCCCGCCGTAACATCAACTACAGGTACGCCTGACATTTTACCTGGCGTTCCCATAACAACCTCAACATATTAGCAGGGACTAATGCAGCGTATCAGAACAGGGAAGTGAACCGGGCAGCAGATGTATCGCTGGTACATCTCAACACTCTTGATGAGTTACTGTCAGGCCAGTTTGGGGGATCCATGTTTGGACCAAAAGATCATCTCAGCAGTGCAGTGAACTCCAGTCATTGTGGGACTGTAGGATTAGGATTTAGAATGAAGTAGGTTCAGctatctccacctctctctccacccctctctctctccacccccctctctccacctctctctctccacccctctctctctccctccacccctctccctccacccccctctctccacctctctctctccacccctctctctctctctccacccctctctctccacccctctctctccctccacccccctctctccacctctctctctccaccccctctctctctccctccacccctctccctccacccccctctctccacctctctctctccacccctctctctctccctccacccctctccctccacccccctctctccacctctctctctccacccctctctctctctctccacccctctctctccacccctctctctctccctccacccctctctctccacccctctctctctccctccacccctctctctccacccctctctctctccacccctctctctctccacccctctctctctccacccctctctctctccacccctctctccctccgcccctctctctctccacccctctctccctccacccctctctctctccacccctctctctccacccctctctctctccacccctctctctctccacccctctctccctccgcccctctctctctccacccctctctccctccacccctctctctctccacccctctctctctccacccctctctctctctccacccctctctctctgtgtctctgtgtttcaGGTCGTTTGAGCCGATCCTGCGTCTCCTTCCTCAGAGTATTTCTCCCGTCAGTCAGCACTGGGCCACCTGGGCCCTTTATAACCTGGTGTCTGTCTAccgtgagtacacacacacacacgtacacacacgtacacacacacacacgtacacacacacacacgtacacacacacacgcacacacactagctGAAGCAGTCACTGGTTCCATAttgaactgacacacacactgactgccGGCTACAGGGTTACTCATGATTTAGATATAAAAGTTGCACTGTAAACTAGTTTAGAGTTTAATTCTCTGACCAGTGACTTTGCATGTTGCTCCATCTGTCATAACatttctttaaattaattaaattaaattaatttatttaaaattgAATGCTGTGATTGGATGGGCTTCTCTAATGCTGTGATTGGATGAGCTTTTCTAATGCCATAGGATTGCAGGGCTTTTGGTAATCTCTTCACTCTTCTGTGTGTAGCGGGCAAGTACTGTCCCTTATTAGTGAAGGAGGGAGGAATCACCCTCCTGCAGAACGTTCTAGAGCTGGAGTCTTCACACCAAGAGACCAAGGACATGGCACggtacatgtgtacacacacacacacacacacacacacacagcagggcaTGAGCTCCACGTGCTCTGTTCTGTTTCACTATAATGTACTAAACAGTTTGGTTATGTCCAGGCAGACACACTCATGTCCTGGATGGATAATGATATTGATGAGAAATTCTGGATAATAGTAAATGATGGGTAATAATAACTTTGCACCGATAATAAGCACCGCCCACAAAGATCCGCTCTGGTCCTCCTGGTGAAAACATAATCACAGGTGGATTGTTATGTGAGTGTTGGGCAGGACGTGTTCTGCACTGTGAACATACGGAGCTTCTCACGTCTGGCCAGCTCTGATCACACCTCTTCCTGCTTCTCTCCTAACTCCTGCAGTAaagtgatggagcagtgtgaGAATTTTAAGGAGGATCCCATGGACACcagtaggtaaatgctgtgGACCAGGGGATTCGTGCATCACCCCCAGGTCCACCTTAAACCACGTGGCTGGCTGCCCCATCCCAGGATCGTTGTGTCCGTGTCTCCTCTCGGCAGTTGTGTTGGAAGCACGGGGGGGCTGGGCACTCTGTCTGGCCTCTCTGACAAACATCTCTCCTCCTGTGAAGAAGCCTCGGCCCTACACTACAGGATGTGGAGATCAGCTgcacaggagtgtgtgtatgtgtgtgtgtgtgtgtctgtgtgtgggtttttttttgctgttttgtttgtgttgcaCATAAGTGAGCAGTATTTGTATTGTTAATTCTTGGTTTTGagtatttgttttatttgccttaggttatgtgtgtgtgtgtgtgtgtgtgtgtgtgtgtgtgtgtgtgtgtgtgtgtgtgtgtgtgtgcgtgcgtgtgtggagtGTAGCGCTTGTGTCTTTATAAGAACGAAACTTGTATGTTTTTGCCTCTTTCACCTTGGAGCACAAAGAGAggacaaaagtgtgtgtgtgtgtgtgtgtgtgtgtgtgtgtgtgggagagaaagCATCTTATATAAGCTTCACTAAATCATATAGCACTAGGTCTCTGTGTGCTCTGTGACATCACATGCCCTAGACGGACTGAATCGATGATGTCATAATGCATCATGTGCGAAGGGCTTAGCTAGCAGGTGTGATGGTTCTTGAATGTCCGTTATCACACGAGTTTGCACAAgtgctgctgtgtttgtgtatcaCTCACTGAGGACGATTACTGTCGTCAGACTATGGTGGGGAGACTCTTCTCCAGACAAGCTAAAGGACTCTGCGATCTAAGCCATGATGAGGACAACACGCCATCGtcgctcacactcaccctcccaAGACTGGGCTAATGTTTGTCTGTACATAACTTGGATAAGAGCTctcatttttttcttgtttgttctttatgtatgtttttttatgATGCAGTTATAATACACTCCTATGATAAACTCCCAGTCCAGCATTGTAACTTAGTCACAGGAAGCTTCATACAGAaccaggggtcaggggtcgtcACTGGAAATGACTACTCCACTGCTTTTACAgtcttttatttccttttaaagTTGAAACCTCGTTAGCATTCGCATCATTTGATTTATGTACTGGGAATCATGGTAAGATGCCAATGTTATTTAACACAAAACGTTTCATGATTTGAGGCACGGATCTCATGCCTTCGTTGATTTAAGGCCAGGTTTATTCTCTCTTCAAGGTCCAGCCTCAACCCTGTTCTACCCCATGTCATTCAAAGGTTATATGATCATTACAAGTCAATAATAGTAACTTCTAAAATATCTGAAATCGGTGCAATGCTTCTAGAATATTCTTGTGTTCCTGAAATGTAATTTCTACTTGTTTTTCTGTCAGCAGAAAGGGAGATTTCCTTTTAAGTATGTTTGTATCAGTACTGATTCCTACTGTGGGCTGAGGAACGTCACTGTCCTACAGGAGTATTTATTCTGCCTCAGCTGCTGCACCTGTCCAGGGATTCTGTTTTTCCCCGTTAGTCTTTTCTgatcatttattcattcatcttGAGCTCTAAAGCTACGATCTTTGTTTCTTTTCCAGCCAGAGTTTAAGCTCCCTCTTCTCTAGGGTTTGTGCTGGCTGAGGGAGGTTTGAAGCTGAGTTTCTAACTGGTGCCAGGTCAGTCTACATGGACGCGTTAGTCAGGAGAATACACCAGAGGAGGGCTGTGGCTGCTTCAGCCTTAACCTGCCCAACAGCACAGGCTCCGCCCCACCAccacaggctccgcccccagccCTCACACTTCCACCTGCTCACAACACTGAGTGCTAAACCAacctctgggtgtgtgtgcctaCGCTGCCCCTGGggctggggcagaggggtggTTTCATCTACGCTGCCCCTGGGGTTGGGGCAGAGGGGTGGTTTCATCTACGCTGCCCCTGGGGTTGGGGCAGAGGGGTGGTTTCATCTACGCTGCCCCTGGggctggggcagaggggtggTTTCATCTACGCTGCCCCTGGGGTTGGGGCAGAGGGGTGGTTTCATCTACGCTGCCCCTGGGGCTGCGGCAGAGGGGTGGTTTCATCTACGCTGCCCCTGGGGCTGCGGCAGAGGGGTGGTTTCATCTACGCTGCCCCTGGGGCTGGGGCAGAGGGGTAGTTTCCTCTCGTtctgtttgggttttttttatggcAATTGCAGCTCTTGGTAGAACGTGTGGAATGATTTGTACTGGATTCAGATTCTCATGTTTTTCTCACTGGTAGGATTTGGGGtggatagataaataaatactcAGACAGTACTTTAGTTGccggagtgtgtttgtgttgccaGGGTTTTGAGACATTTTAACATTGAAAGATATTGATATGTGTTCAAACTATGAAAATGACATGTTTTATTTCAGTGTTTATCAGTAAAAGGAAGCTCAATTTAGAGATTTTGAGACTTATTAGAATATTAGATTATTAGAATAACATGATTCTCCAGATTTAACTGTCCAGCTTGAGATTAGACCAATGTGTAATGTGCTATAAATTctaaaacattgcttaaaaatgTAGTTTACAGCCCTATTGTGGCATCTTGTTTTGAAAGCCTGCTCAGTGTTCTCCTAAACCAAAGTGAGTGTAGTGGTCCTTCTGTACCACTAGAGGGCATGACTGTTTACCATGAGACAATGTTGATTCAACACTGTGTGCCTTTGCTGGGCTTTATAATATATTGTACATTAGAATATTTCTGCTGTTCTGTATTGAACAGTTAATTTGCTCTCAAATGAAAAGTTATGAAGGTTATTTGCTCTGCAAAGAGCAGCTATAAAGGTCACTGGCCTTTCATGcactgagcaggtgtgttagcaAAGCTTCCCAGACCCTGAGTACCTCAGTAAACCGGTGACAGAATATTATTACTGTACTTCTAAGACTTAAGTTGTGTCATTAACACATTTACAAATATAATTAGAAATACAACTGTAGTGTACATTTTCCTTGGTCGACAGTGTAGTGAAGAAAAACCAAACTTGATTACTGGACCAGAGAATCCAGAGCAGAGGACCATCAGGAATGAGAAGATACCAGGAAGGATGAACCTATAACTCAGACAGATGACCACTATGGTGATGAAGACCATTATGATGATGAAGACcactatgatgatgatgaccacTATTGTgatgatttacatttacatttatggcatttggcagatgcccttatccagagcgacttacatttttatctcattttcatagagcaattgagggttaagggccttgctcaggggcacctcagtcatgacctcaggtctgAGAATTGAACTCATgatcctccggtcacaagaccaattccctaaccaccaggccacgaCTGATGATGACCTCTATGATGATGATGGTCACTATGATGAAGACTATGGTGATGCTATATAAGGATTCTTTAGCTGGATCGCTGTGGGATGTTTGTGTCATAAGTTATTTTATATGTTTCAGAAAATTGAACTCTGCAACATCAGAATACATCAGAAGCAGTGTATACTGCTGTGTTGCCATAGGTAACCCAAACAGGTCGACTCTACGTGCAGGTATGAGTTGCGTTTACAAATCCAAACTTTCACATATCAAACAAACCCATGAACCCACATTCAGCAGACCACCCAACAGATGATGGGAAGGTGAATGGAGAGACTGCAGAAGAACAGGTCAGAACAGGTCAGAACAGGTCTGAACAGGTCAGAACAGATCAGAACAGGTTTGAACAGATCTGAACAGATCTGAACAGGTCAGAACAGATCTGAACAGATCTGAACAGGTCAGAACAGGTCTGAACAGGTCAGAACAGGTCTGAACAGGTCTGAGCAGGTCAGAACAGGTCTGATCAGATGAGCTCTTAGTCACTTGCTGATGTAGAAGGCTTCCACCACAGTTTCACTCTTCTTTTTAGTTTTCTATATATGATTTTAAGTACATTTAATGAAggtatatagtgcctttcaagGAACCCTAGATTACTttacaataaacatacagaattTGTACTGCCAGTCAGACAACATATTCTCAACCAGAAGAATCagacccctgggggactgaatcaggtgcagagaggggagagagaacacCACCAAGGAcagaacaccacccaccactggacatacaaacacacaatcacagCCACTTACACAAGAACATCTTTGTTAGGGCAGTCAGCACTGGGCCTATAGCCACACAAGGACAACATTATTAGGGCAGACACACAATCATTCTCAACTACCAGGACAATTCTCCCAACATCCATGTTAACCTGTTATTAACATGCACATAAGTTATCCTGGGGAACTGGAAGAAAAGCCACGGTAAGGCAAGCTaggtttattaaaacagcacctttcatacacactggcaatacaaagtgctttacatcaTAAAAGAAGCTTAAGACCCAAGGTCTATCACCTTAGGAAGGTCATTGCCCACAAAATACAAtacataaaaattaaaaacaagattttaaaggaataaaaatagaaatgaaaatcaattaattaatttaaagaaatcaaataaaattaattttttaattaagATAAAAGGATAATTAAAGATGATAAGTAAAACATCAATTAGAAATTGAGAGAAattaaaataagaaaataagTGTAAGTAAAAGTTGCTGCCTCTCCTTACTTAGATCTTACCTTTGGCAGGACTAACTGATTAGTTCCTATACCTACGATTCCTGCCTGGCTCATAGCTCTGCAGCATGTCAGATAGATAAGGGGAGACAAGGGGAGATCATGAACCTCCCGCCTTCTACAGGTGAGCTCCAGTGCAGAACCATGATCTATACCTATACCTGGACCTGGACCTGTACCTGGTCTCCTGTGGGTCGAGGCCCACATGAAAGACCAGGATGTTGCTGGTATACATATGTAGCTATTTTGCTGCCAAACCAGGACATATTCTGTAAATATCATACTATTTGCAAACAACCAAAATAAAATttgcaaaaacaaataaaaacatgacttacaaatacaaaatgtgaTAGTTGTAAATTCATTTGTGATTTTCAAACAAATGCAGAGCTGCTTTCTAAAACATCACACTTAACAAGCAAATATAACATCAAAATATTCCCATATACATGTTCCACAACTGTAGTGTGTGGATCACGGGACGTTTGGCACACTTGTAGCGGGAGTAACTTTCTGTTGAgattttcacaaacacacacggccATCGTACAAATATGTACTGATGCTCTGACAGGGTATGAGCTCATCAATCACAGAACAGCATAATATTCATTTATAATGGCAGTTCACAATGTTCTGGGTTGCTTTATGTGGAATGAACAAAACACAGAGTGTGGCATACACACAGAACAGACTAATGGAGTTCTAGTGAGGGTAGCAGGAAAATACCTTCATATTCAGCTATAAGTTCAGAACTGTGAGAAGTGAGTATCTGTCAAACTAAAATGTTAAAAGACGTCATGTCAGATATCTTCCTCTTTCCTGCTGTGAGGGGGAGGGCAGACCCTCTAACACAGAACAGCATGACTGCAAAGAAGCGttattgttttttgtatttttgttttttttaaaggcaaattgtaattgtatttttaaACTATTAAGAGCCTGACCATCCAATCCTGCCCCTCGATGACAACCCTACACAAAAGGTGAGTTATGATCATCTAAGGAATACATTGGTATCGGGGTGTCCAACGTGAGGCCGTGTTCAAACTTTCACTGGCCCACTAACTCACTTAATCTGTTCTTAATCTCAGCACACCATTGGACCCCACGCTGATGTTTGTACATGTGTGCCACGTTATCTTTTACCAACTTAAATCTCTCCATCCTGCTCGGCTTCCTTCTGTTACTTCTGTCCTGATTTATCCACTTTTCCTTGGCAAAATGATCCACATACACTTCCTTCTCATCCATGAGATCTATGATGTAATTCACCTTGGAAACATTGTCACTAATTTCAATGTTAGTGGCAATGTTTGATTGAGCATAAGAATTTGGATTGAGCATAAGATTGAGCATAAGAAACAGAACTTCACGTAGTGCTGCACAATATATACCATACACCAGTGCATTGCAATTTACATAGAATTCCTCCTCCTCGAAGTGAACAACCATGTTTGTGCTGATTTCACATTCTGTGTTTTCATCAAGACCGTGGTTACCTAATTCATTTATTAATGTGTCACTGTCAACTTGCTTGACACTATATATATGTTGGCTTTTTAAAAAATGCTTCAGTATTTTCTTATGAAATTTAAGGATGTCATTGTTGAAGACGTGTTCGCCTCGTTTAGATCTTTTAAGTTCTTCCATCAGTGGTTCTGTAAACTCAAATTTTGTATCGATGAGTCTGATGATTTCTAGAACGTTACATCTGATCTTTTCCAGAGTTTTCACTTTGTCTATTGGCTTTGTCCATTTGccttttttgctttttattgCATTCTGAATATATTCAGCAATGTACCCCAGCCTGACCTCTGTTGGGAAAAAGCATTAacacaataaataaacataaataaataaaataaaacaacactGCTTACATAACAATGAATAAgaatacaaacagaacagatAATCTGAGATGTCTGACACCTGTTATGTCCTGCAGTCCCGCCGATCCCGTCTGTCCTTCTGAGGCTGCAGATGTCTGTGTTTTCTCAGGAATGGCCAACATctgtagacagacagaaactCAGGAACATTTACCAGCCTCCATGTTTCCAACCAACTTGCCATCATACTGATTCAAATCATGTTCTCACAGAACTAGGTCTACCAGCCCGGAAAACATCAAACTAATGGGAAGAACCCTGGAGACTACAGGGAACAAACTACTACACGAGGGCAACTACACGAGGGCAAATACATGAGGGCAACTACACGAGGGCAAATACACGAGGGCAAATACACGAGGGCAACTACACGAGGGCAAATACACGAGGGCAAATACACGAGGGCAACTACACGAGGGCAAATACACGAGGGCAAATACACGAGGGCAACTACACGAGGGCAAATACACGAGGGCAAATACACGAGGGCAACTACACGAGGGCAAATACACGAGGGCAAATACACGAGGGCAAATACACGAGGGCAAATACAAGAGGGTTAATACATGAGGGTGaa is a window encoding:
- the LOC143487745 gene encoding protein zer-1 homolog, producing the protein VQRNCCLTLCNFSIPEELEFQYHRVNMLLLKILEPARQDESIQRIAVHLCNALVCQVDNHHKEAVGKMGFVKTMLNLIQKKLQDRMCDQVMEFSWSALWNITDETPDNCQMFLNCSGMDLFLECLQEFPDKQELHRNMLGLLGNVAEVKALRPQLLTGQFITVFSNLLESKADGIEVSYNACGVLSHIMFDGPDLWAVEEPDREQVMDKMWEAIQSWDVSSRRNINYRSFEPILRLLPQSISPVSQHWATWALYNLVSVYPGKYCPLLVKEGGITLLQNVLELESSHQETKDMARKVMEQCENFKEDPMDTSR
- the LOC143487799 gene encoding uncharacterized protein LOC143487799 codes for the protein MSCATDQREYSSSFGPSHDEETLPPLRADGPSVWVGFIEDLPVIGTVKEAVELVLAVYEGNQSVVKLKEEAIKTSLCAPPQESLQEPMRMLAIPEKTQTSAASEGQTGSAGLQDITEVRLGYIAEYIQNAIKSKKGKWTKPIDKVKTLEKIRCNVLEIIRLIDTKFEFTEPLMEELKRSKRGEHVFNNDILKFHKKILKHFLKSQHIYSVKQVDSDTLINELGNHGLDENTECEISTNMVVHFEEEEFYVNCNALVYGIYCAALREVLFLMLNLMLNPNSYAQSNIATNIEISDNVSKVNYIIDLMDEKEVYVDHFAKEKWINQDRSNRRKPSRMERFKLVKDNVAHMYKHQRGVQWCAEIKNRLSELVGQ